One segment of Syngnathus scovelli strain Florida chromosome 6, RoL_Ssco_1.2, whole genome shotgun sequence DNA contains the following:
- the swap70b gene encoding switch-associated protein 70b isoform X2 — protein MRIPHDPVALEEHFKDDDEGPVSNQGYMPYLNKFILDKVTDNFDRQDFDRMCWTLCSRKNLDQSQLLISNEDAFKIWCIFNFLSEDSYPPVIVTEEMEYFLRKLTEAMGGSWVEERFEDYKLQMLSQQQQQSISVWQLITLVGSGHFSKGMDRQSLSMGIQELYQELIMDVLKQGYMLKKGHKRKNWTERWFTLKPNSISYYASEDLTEKKGDILLDEHCSVEALADKEGKKCLFFIRSSQKGFEISASDKKKKQEWIQAIQTCVNLLRAGRQAPHRESRRKRRELRLKQQADQEELRTKMKELQTANEAKQHELEDMRKALEEAAAKAAEEEQRRLQTQVDLQDRYRVDLEREKMVRQQMEEQVAQKSTELEQYLQKVREMEDMYRRLEDALEDERRARQDEETVRKLQARLLEEEAAKRAELEEIHLKQQQAISETEAEKQELHKERLAKDNALRDAMMQLQKLEQDRQGVLEQYQTVMKKLEDATNNTKTWKHKVAEHEGLIRLIQPGSKGHQMITNWGPAAFSDAELSLREKKWQEMKNQVTQAQ, from the exons ATGAGGATTCCTCATGACCCTGTGGCTCTGGAGGAACATTTCAAAGATGATGATGAGGGCCCCGTCTCCAACCAGGGTTACATgccttacctcaacaaattcatcCTGGACAAG GTGACGGACAACTTTGACCGGCAGGACTTCGACAGGATGTGCTGGACTTTGTGCTCCAGGAAAAACCTGGACCAGAGTCAGCTACTCATCTCCAATGAAGATGCCTTCAAAATCTGGTGCATTTTCAACTTCCTGTCAGAGGACAGCTACCCGCCGGTCATCGTCACGGAGGAG ATGGAGTACTTTCTGCGCAAGCTGACCGAGGCGATGGGGGGCAGCTGGGTGGAGGAGCGCTTTGAGGACTATAAGCTCCAAATGCtctcgcagcagcagcagcagagcatCAGCGTGTGGCAGCTCATCACTCTGGTAGGCTCGGGACACTTCAGCAAGGGCATGGACAGACAGTCCCTCTCCATGGGCATCCAGGAGCTCTACCAAGAACTCATCATGGACGTGCTCAAGCAG GGTTACATGTTGAAGAAAGGCCACAAAAGGAAGAACTGGACGGAGCGCTGGTTCACGCTAAAGCCCAACTCCATCTCCTACTACGCGAGTGAAGACCTGACTGAGAAGAAGGGGGACATCTTGTTGGATGAACATTGCAGCGTGGAG gcttTGGCAGACAAAGAGGGCAAGAAGTGtctcttcttcatcagatcctcACAGAAAGGTTTTGAAATCAGTGCGTCGGACAAAAAGAAGAAGCAGGAGTGGATTCAGG CCATCCAGACGTGCGTGAACCTGCTCCGAGCTGGCCGTCAGGCGCCGCACCGCGAGTCGCGCCGCAAACGTCGCGAGCTGCGCCTCAAGCAGCAGGCCGACCAGGAGGAGCTGCGGACCAAGATGAAGGAGTTGCAGACGGCCAACGAGGCCAAACAGCATGAGTTGGAGGACATGAGgaag GCTCTGGAGGAAGCGGCAGCCAAAGCGGCAGAGGAAGAGCAACGACGGCTTCAGACTCAGGTTGACCTCCAGGACCGCTACAGGGTTGACCTGGAGAGAGAGAAGATG GTGAGGCAACAGATGGAGGAGCAGGTGGCCCAAAAGTCCACGGAGCTGGAGCAGTACCTGCAGAAGGTCCGCGAGATGGAGGACATGTACCGGCGGTTGGAGGACGCTTTGGAGGACGAGCGGCGCGCCCGCCAGGATGAGGAAACCGTCCGCAAGCTGCAGGCCAG GTtgctggaggaggaggcggccaaGCGGGCGGAGCTGGAGGAGATCCACCTGAAGCAGCAGCAAGCCATCTCGGAGACGGAGGCTGAGAAGCAGGAGCTGCATAAGGAGCGGCTGGCCAAGGACAACGCCCTGAGGGATGCCATGATgcagctgcagaagctggagcaGGACAGGCAGGGGGTGCTAGAGCAGTACCAG AcagtgatgaagaagctggaggaCGCCACCAACAACACAAAGACGTGGAAACACAAAGTAGCCGAACACGAGGGCTTGATTCGCCTCATTCAGCCtg GATCCAAAGGTCATCAGATGATCACAAACTGGGGCCCGGCCGCCTTCTCGGACGCCGAGCTGAGCCTGAGGGAGAAAAAATGGCAAGAAATGAAAAACCAGGTGACACAGGCGCAGTAG
- the swap70b gene encoding switch-associated protein 70b isoform X1, with amino-acid sequence MSLRDELLKSIWHAFTSLDVDKSGKVSKSQLKVLSHNLCTVMRIPHDPVALEEHFKDDDEGPVSNQGYMPYLNKFILDKVTDNFDRQDFDRMCWTLCSRKNLDQSQLLISNEDAFKIWCIFNFLSEDSYPPVIVTEEMEYFLRKLTEAMGGSWVEERFEDYKLQMLSQQQQQSISVWQLITLVGSGHFSKGMDRQSLSMGIQELYQELIMDVLKQGYMLKKGHKRKNWTERWFTLKPNSISYYASEDLTEKKGDILLDEHCSVEALADKEGKKCLFFIRSSQKGFEISASDKKKKQEWIQAIQTCVNLLRAGRQAPHRESRRKRRELRLKQQADQEELRTKMKELQTANEAKQHELEDMRKALEEAAAKAAEEEQRRLQTQVDLQDRYRVDLEREKMVRQQMEEQVAQKSTELEQYLQKVREMEDMYRRLEDALEDERRARQDEETVRKLQARLLEEEAAKRAELEEIHLKQQQAISETEAEKQELHKERLAKDNALRDAMMQLQKLEQDRQGVLEQYQTVMKKLEDATNNTKTWKHKVAEHEGLIRLIQPGSKGHQMITNWGPAAFSDAELSLREKKWQEMKNQVTQAQ; translated from the exons ATGTCTCTGCGGGACGAATTGTTGAAGTCCATCTGGCACGCCTTCACGTCCCTGGACGTGGACAAGAGTGGAAAAGTATCCAAATCTCAACTCAAG gtgttGTCACACAACTTATGTACAGTGATGAGGATTCCTCATGACCCTGTGGCTCTGGAGGAACATTTCAAAGATGATGATGAGGGCCCCGTCTCCAACCAGGGTTACATgccttacctcaacaaattcatcCTGGACAAG GTGACGGACAACTTTGACCGGCAGGACTTCGACAGGATGTGCTGGACTTTGTGCTCCAGGAAAAACCTGGACCAGAGTCAGCTACTCATCTCCAATGAAGATGCCTTCAAAATCTGGTGCATTTTCAACTTCCTGTCAGAGGACAGCTACCCGCCGGTCATCGTCACGGAGGAG ATGGAGTACTTTCTGCGCAAGCTGACCGAGGCGATGGGGGGCAGCTGGGTGGAGGAGCGCTTTGAGGACTATAAGCTCCAAATGCtctcgcagcagcagcagcagagcatCAGCGTGTGGCAGCTCATCACTCTGGTAGGCTCGGGACACTTCAGCAAGGGCATGGACAGACAGTCCCTCTCCATGGGCATCCAGGAGCTCTACCAAGAACTCATCATGGACGTGCTCAAGCAG GGTTACATGTTGAAGAAAGGCCACAAAAGGAAGAACTGGACGGAGCGCTGGTTCACGCTAAAGCCCAACTCCATCTCCTACTACGCGAGTGAAGACCTGACTGAGAAGAAGGGGGACATCTTGTTGGATGAACATTGCAGCGTGGAG gcttTGGCAGACAAAGAGGGCAAGAAGTGtctcttcttcatcagatcctcACAGAAAGGTTTTGAAATCAGTGCGTCGGACAAAAAGAAGAAGCAGGAGTGGATTCAGG CCATCCAGACGTGCGTGAACCTGCTCCGAGCTGGCCGTCAGGCGCCGCACCGCGAGTCGCGCCGCAAACGTCGCGAGCTGCGCCTCAAGCAGCAGGCCGACCAGGAGGAGCTGCGGACCAAGATGAAGGAGTTGCAGACGGCCAACGAGGCCAAACAGCATGAGTTGGAGGACATGAGgaag GCTCTGGAGGAAGCGGCAGCCAAAGCGGCAGAGGAAGAGCAACGACGGCTTCAGACTCAGGTTGACCTCCAGGACCGCTACAGGGTTGACCTGGAGAGAGAGAAGATG GTGAGGCAACAGATGGAGGAGCAGGTGGCCCAAAAGTCCACGGAGCTGGAGCAGTACCTGCAGAAGGTCCGCGAGATGGAGGACATGTACCGGCGGTTGGAGGACGCTTTGGAGGACGAGCGGCGCGCCCGCCAGGATGAGGAAACCGTCCGCAAGCTGCAGGCCAG GTtgctggaggaggaggcggccaaGCGGGCGGAGCTGGAGGAGATCCACCTGAAGCAGCAGCAAGCCATCTCGGAGACGGAGGCTGAGAAGCAGGAGCTGCATAAGGAGCGGCTGGCCAAGGACAACGCCCTGAGGGATGCCATGATgcagctgcagaagctggagcaGGACAGGCAGGGGGTGCTAGAGCAGTACCAG AcagtgatgaagaagctggaggaCGCCACCAACAACACAAAGACGTGGAAACACAAAGTAGCCGAACACGAGGGCTTGATTCGCCTCATTCAGCCtg GATCCAAAGGTCATCAGATGATCACAAACTGGGGCCCGGCCGCCTTCTCGGACGCCGAGCTGAGCCTGAGGGAGAAAAAATGGCAAGAAATGAAAAACCAGGTGACACAGGCGCAGTAG
- the admb gene encoding uncharacterized protein admb — protein sequence MRLALHTLVCCCCVLTAVMPQARSIALRKRFKGRLAMKRDVSPVLIGAPQQGGEPKMEWADSSLPFNIRRRRAPSKTSGCFLFSCSYHELIHRLSQMHDNDKKVASAPKDKMNSIGRRRRRGTDEPTEAPAPRSGPEEIACWVCLLSADKDPGKASLDESLGRTPSEAERPRPTRQALLAALPTKEDGVC from the exons ATGAGGCTGGCGCTGCACACACtcgtctgctgctgctgcgtgcTAACGGCGGTGATGCCGCAAGCGAGGAGCATTGCGCTCCGGAAAAG GTTCAAAGGGCGCCTGGCAATGAAGAGGGACGTGTCCCCCGTCCTCATTGGAGCGCCACAGCAGGGTGGAGAGCCAAAAATGGAATGGGCAGACTCCAG CCTGCCGTTCAACATCCGAAGGCGCCGCGCGCCGTCCAAAACCTCCGGCTGCTTCCTGTTCTCATGCTCCTACCACGAGCTCATCCACCGCCTGAGCCAGATGCACGACAACGACAAAAAGGTGGCCAGCGCCCCAAAAGACAAGATGAACTCTAttgggcgccgccgccgccgaggcACCGACGAGCCTACGGAGGCGCCTGCGCCTCGCAGCGGGCCGGAGGAGATTGCTTGTTGGGTGTGCTTGCTAAGCGCAGACAAAGATCCAGGCAAGGCCTCTCTCGACGAGTCACTCGGACGGACGCCGAGCGAAGCGGAGCGACCTCGCCCGACCCGGCAAGCGCTCTTAGCAGCATTGCCCACTAAGGAAGACGGAGTTTGCTAG